A region from the Nematostella vectensis chromosome 13, jaNemVect1.1, whole genome shotgun sequence genome encodes:
- the LOC5501978 gene encoding ran-binding protein 9, translating into MAGSSTETSSQLDQISLLYPKVDETETPLPRSWSPKDKFTFIGLSQNNLRVHYKGVGKTHKDAASVRATYHIPAACGLYYFEVRIVSKGRDGYMGVGLSAQGVNMNRLPGWEKNSYGYHGDDGHSFCSSGTGKPYGPTFTTGDVIGCGLNLIDNTCFYTKNGVNLGIAFRDLPPNLYPTVGLQTPGEVVDANFGQLPFVYNIEEEMKEISMFTRNTIEKYPVCDKEGIWQTTLQKIVSTYLVHHGYCATAEAFDKSTGQSCPEDLASIKNRQRIQKLVLAGRIGEAIDMTQTLYPGLLERNPNLLFLLKCRKFVEMVGGHDSEVRPSAHSPRASPNVSPTHSYGAGSVSSVGMSSNGMVSNGVDNGVAEDEDAPMEMEDGDESTSSSSVINGDAPTDEVTLSPRRNSPDTCSPRQHCCGNRATLEKILTFGRYLQTMSLQLKQEHGRNEANKKALEEAFSLLAYSDPWSSPVGYLLDPVQREHICASLNSAILESHHMPRQPPLDLVLGQAQECLKLMSKIGLGACAFATVEEFLQ; encoded by the exons atggcggggTCTTCGACAGAGACGAGTTCTCAACTCGACCAAATTTCCCTGCTTTACCCCAAGGTCGACGAGACGGAAACCCCACTACCGCGGTCTTGGAGTCCGAAAGACAAGTTCACCTTCATCGGGTTGTCTCAAAATAATCTGAGAGTGCACTACAAAG GTGTTGGTAAGACCCATAAGGATGCTGCATCTGTCCGGGCCACATACCACATCCCAGCTGCATGCGGCTTGTACTACTTTGAAGTCAGGATAGTCAGCAAGGGCCGAGATGG CTATATGGGCGTTGGTCTCTCTGCACAAGGTGTCAACATGAACCGATTGCCAG GCTGGGAGAAGAACTCCTATGGTTACCATGGTGATGATGGACATTCCTTCTGCTCATCTGGGACGGGTAAACCATATGGTCCCACCTTTACAACAGGTGATGTAATAGGGTGTGGTCTTAACCTCATCGATAACACCTGTTTCTACACCAAGAATGGCGTCAATCTAG GAATAGCATTTAGGGATTTACCT CCAAACCTGTACCCAACAGTAGGGCTTCAAACACCTGGTGAGGTGGTGGATGCTAACTTCGGACAGCTTCCTTTTGTCTATAATATAGAAGAAGAGATGAAG GAAATCAGCATGTTCACTCGTAACACAATAGAGAAATACCCAGTGTGTGACAAAGAAGGCATCTGGCAAACCACTTTACAGAA GATTGTCTCAACTTATCTAGTCCATCATGGCTACTGCGCAACTGCAGAAGCATTTGACAAAAGCACCGGGCAGTCATGCCCAGAGGATCTTGCTTCTATCAAAAACAGACAAA gaaTACAGAAATTGGTGTTGGCTGGTAGAATAGGGGAAGCAATAGACATGACGCAGACATTGTACCCTGGACTTTTAGAAAGAAACCCCAACTTACTGTTCCTACTCAAATGTCGTAAATTTGTGGAAATGGTTGGTGGACATGATAGTGAGGTACGCCCATCTGCGCACAGCCCTCGGGCCAGCCCCAACGTGAGCCCCACCCATTCCTATGGGGCGGGGTCTGTTAGTAGTGTTGGGATGTCGTCTAATGGGATGGTCAGTAATGGAGTAGATAATGGTGTTGCTGAAGATGAGGATGCACCAATGGAAATGGAGGACGGGGACGAGTCAACCAGTAGTAGTAGTGTCATAAATGGCGATGCGCCTACAGATGAGGTCACCTTAAGTCCAAGGAGGA ACTCTCCCGATACCTGCTCCCCACGACAGCATTGTTGTGGAAATCGTGCGACACTAGAAAAGATCTTGACATTCGGTCGCTACCTGCAGACCATGAGCCTTCAATTAAAACAGGAACATGGCCGGAATGAGGCTAACAAGAAAGCCCTAGAG GAGGCGTTTAGCCTGCTGGCATATAGCGATCCATGGTCTAGTCCAGTGGGGTATCTTCTTGACCCTGTCCAAAGGGAACACATCTGTGCCTCATTAAACAGTGCTATTCTCG AGTCGCACCACATGCCTCGGCAGCCCCCGCTGGACCTTGTCCTTGGGCAGGCGCAAGAGTGCCTCAAACTCATGTCTAAGATCGGTCTTGGAGCGTGCGCCTTTGCCACAGTCGAAGAGTTTCtccaatga